One genomic segment of Dissulfurirhabdus thermomarina includes these proteins:
- a CDS encoding HD domain-containing phosphohydrolase, which translates to MKDARDNRETQPPIATGAGGPLRLLVVDDDEAVRASLGSCLRSMGCEVIEAADGHQGLERLRSIPGIDAILSDVMMPGMNGVEFVRRVKELDRSIVAVVITAYPSVGVTVEAMRAGASDFLTKPFRLDQLRLAVQRAALERRVLLEQKSLRAEVEMHKALEHVNRQLELTLKEQAVLFTISETLGKVQHLEELYREVTNLACAATGSDRARLWTLDEAGTHLDMVAARGDFRPELVRVDLASSMAPCASVARFGHPVALQDTGPGRSPSLSEWDDRLIVPLRCRQKVAGVLSVAAPTHPEPFPEGALATLQFLAERASLAYENLVLYQNLHLNHHATLEALIRSLEARDPYTKSHSQRVTRMAVRLAELMGSSSQRCNAILYAGHLHDIGKIGIRDSILTKPGKLTPEEYRVIQRHPVIGEQIVARLDLEPEGLALIRHHHERWDGTGYPDRLGGREIPAAARILSVADAYDAVTSDRPYHRALESEDALAEIRANAGTQFDPRVVEALGDLLAAGPAAGGPDA; encoded by the coding sequence GTGAAGGACGCCCGCGACAACCGGGAAACACAACCTCCGATCGCCACCGGCGCCGGGGGGCCCCTGCGCCTCCTGGTGGTGGACGACGACGAGGCCGTCCGCGCCAGCCTCGGCTCGTGCCTCCGTTCCATGGGGTGCGAGGTGATCGAGGCCGCCGACGGTCACCAGGGCCTCGAGCGGCTGCGCTCTATCCCCGGGATCGATGCCATTCTCTCCGACGTGATGATGCCCGGCATGAACGGCGTTGAGTTCGTCCGCCGGGTCAAGGAATTGGATCGCTCCATCGTGGCGGTGGTCATCACGGCCTACCCCTCGGTGGGCGTCACCGTGGAGGCCATGCGGGCCGGGGCCTCGGACTTCCTCACCAAGCCCTTCCGCCTGGACCAGCTCCGCCTCGCCGTCCAGAGGGCGGCCCTCGAGCGCCGGGTCCTCCTGGAGCAGAAGAGCCTCCGGGCCGAGGTGGAGATGCACAAGGCCCTCGAGCACGTCAACCGCCAGCTCGAGCTCACCCTCAAGGAACAGGCCGTCCTCTTCACCATCAGCGAGACCCTGGGCAAGGTCCAGCACCTGGAGGAACTCTACCGCGAGGTGACCAACCTCGCTTGCGCGGCCACCGGCAGCGACCGGGCGCGGCTGTGGACCCTCGACGAGGCGGGCACCCACCTCGACATGGTGGCCGCCCGGGGGGACTTCCGCCCGGAGCTGGTCCGGGTCGACCTGGCCAGCTCCATGGCGCCCTGCGCCAGCGTGGCCCGGTTCGGCCACCCCGTGGCCCTCCAAGACACCGGCCCCGGCCGGTCCCCGTCCCTGTCCGAGTGGGACGACCGCCTCATCGTGCCCCTCAGGTGCCGGCAAAAGGTGGCCGGGGTCCTCTCGGTGGCGGCGCCCACCCACCCGGAACCCTTCCCCGAGGGGGCGCTGGCCACCCTCCAGTTCCTGGCCGAGCGGGCGAGCCTGGCCTACGAGAACCTGGTCCTCTACCAGAACCTCCACCTCAACCACCACGCCACCCTCGAGGCCCTCATCCGCTCCCTCGAAGCCCGGGACCCGTACACCAAGAGCCACTCCCAGCGGGTCACCCGGATGGCGGTGCGCCTGGCGGAGCTCATGGGAAGCTCCAGCCAGCGGTGCAACGCCATCCTCTACGCCGGGCACCTCCACGACATCGGAAAGATCGGGATCCGGGACAGCATCCTCACCAAGCCCGGGAAGCTGACCCCGGAGGAATACCGGGTCATCCAGCGCCACCCCGTCATCGGCGAGCAGATCGTGGCCCGGCTCGATCTCGAACCCGAGGGCCTGGCCCTCATCCGGCACCACCACGAGCGCTGGGACGGGACGGGCTACCCGGATCGCCTGGGCGGACGGGAGATCCCCGCCGCGGCGCGGATCCTCTCGGTGGCCGACGCCTACGACGCGGTGACATCCGACCGGCCCTACCACCGGGCCCTCGAGTCGGAGGACGCCCTGGCGGAGATCCGGGCCAACGCCGGAACGCAGTTCGACCCCCGGGTGGTGGAGGCCCTGGGGGACCTCCTGGCCGCCGGCCCGGCCGCGGGGGGACCGGATGCCTGA
- the fdhF gene encoding formate dehydrogenase subunit alpha: MHNFDGYAVRLSESMPARPAERRVADFDEAELGFSEEMARREARRCLQCGCLGLSKCTFRELADTYRVNTAKAPDRLRFPVDTDHPFITVDPNKCVACGRCARSCRYGALDLAVKEDPETQALAEVSIRLNERCVSCGACVDACPTGALYKKAAVVPQTPDQVSVVKSVCTYCGTGCNLDLVVRQGALVEVRSDAAGPPNWGQLCVKGRFGYTFYRHPDRLTRPLVRDGIDEPFRETGWDEALALVAERFGEIRRRHGADALGVLSSSRCTNEENYLLQKLARGAWGTNNVDNCARVUHAPSVSGLLATLGSGAATTPFEQILGTDVLLVCGSNTTEAHPIVGLKVREAAARGTRLVVIDPRRTEVAAIAEAQEGGLWLRLRPGTNIPLLNGLLHCILEEGLLDTAFVEARTENLEAVRAHVADYPPEKVAEITGVPADDIRAAARLYAGAEKALILYGLGVAEHKGGTAGVMALANLVLATGHVGRPHTGINPLRGQNNVQGACDMGTLPYAYPGYQPADDAEVLERFAKAWGVKTLPAQDGLLEPQMYEAAIEGRFKGLYVVGYDPAQTQANVGHVHRALQAMEFVVVQDLFLTETARFAHVVLPAACFYEKDGTFTSGERRVRRVRKAVEPPGEARADWEIVCAVATAMGFPMHYDHPADIMREIASLTPSYAGISYDRLGAAGQVWPCPAPDHPGTPLLHSESFPRGKGRFAVVSYVLPEEDADDDYPLVLVTGRRLVHYNNGSMTRRCEGFDRLAARETVEVHPEDAGRLGLTDGAEVRVVSRRGEVPAVVSVTRRSRPGSVFMSFHFQDSLTNLVTSPGLDPKTLTPEYKVCAVRLEPGA; encoded by the coding sequence ATGCACAACTTCGACGGGTACGCCGTCCGGCTCAGCGAGAGCATGCCGGCGCGCCCCGCCGAGCGCCGGGTGGCGGACTTCGACGAGGCGGAGCTCGGCTTCTCCGAGGAGATGGCCCGCCGCGAGGCCAGGCGGTGCCTCCAGTGCGGGTGCCTGGGGCTTTCCAAGTGCACCTTCCGGGAGCTGGCCGACACCTACCGGGTGAACACCGCGAAGGCGCCGGACCGGCTGCGCTTCCCCGTGGACACGGATCACCCCTTCATCACCGTGGATCCCAACAAGTGCGTGGCCTGCGGGCGCTGCGCCCGGAGCTGCCGCTACGGGGCCCTCGATCTCGCCGTGAAGGAGGACCCGGAGACCCAGGCCCTCGCCGAGGTCTCCATCCGGCTCAACGAGCGCTGCGTCTCCTGCGGGGCCTGCGTGGACGCCTGCCCCACCGGCGCCCTCTACAAGAAGGCCGCCGTGGTGCCGCAGACCCCGGACCAGGTCTCCGTGGTCAAGAGCGTCTGCACCTACTGCGGCACCGGGTGCAACCTGGACCTCGTGGTGCGGCAGGGTGCCCTGGTCGAGGTGCGATCGGATGCCGCCGGGCCGCCCAACTGGGGGCAGCTCTGCGTCAAGGGGCGGTTCGGCTATACCTTCTATCGCCACCCGGACCGGCTGACGCGGCCCCTGGTGCGGGACGGCATCGACGAGCCCTTCCGGGAGACCGGCTGGGACGAGGCCCTGGCGCTGGTGGCCGAGCGGTTCGGGGAGATCCGCCGTCGCCACGGCGCCGACGCCCTCGGGGTGCTCTCCTCGTCCCGCTGCACCAACGAGGAGAACTACCTCCTCCAGAAACTGGCGAGGGGGGCCTGGGGCACCAACAACGTCGACAACTGCGCCCGGGTCTGACACGCCCCCTCGGTCAGCGGTCTGCTGGCCACACTGGGAAGCGGGGCGGCCACCACCCCCTTCGAGCAGATCCTCGGGACGGACGTCCTCCTCGTCTGCGGGTCCAACACCACGGAGGCCCATCCCATCGTGGGCCTCAAGGTGCGCGAGGCGGCGGCCCGCGGGACGCGCCTCGTGGTCATCGACCCCCGGCGCACGGAGGTGGCCGCCATCGCCGAGGCGCAGGAAGGGGGCCTGTGGCTGCGGCTGCGGCCGGGCACCAACATCCCGCTCCTGAACGGGCTGCTCCACTGCATCCTCGAGGAAGGCCTCCTCGACACCGCCTTCGTGGAGGCCCGAACGGAGAACCTCGAGGCGGTCCGCGCCCACGTGGCGGACTACCCGCCGGAGAAGGTCGCCGAGATCACCGGGGTGCCGGCCGACGACATCCGGGCGGCGGCCCGTCTCTACGCCGGGGCCGAAAAGGCGCTCATCCTCTACGGGCTCGGCGTGGCCGAGCACAAGGGCGGGACGGCCGGCGTCATGGCCCTGGCGAACCTCGTCCTCGCCACCGGTCACGTCGGCCGGCCCCACACCGGGATCAATCCCCTCCGGGGGCAGAACAACGTCCAGGGCGCCTGCGACATGGGGACCCTGCCCTACGCGTACCCCGGCTACCAGCCCGCCGACGACGCCGAGGTGCTGGAACGCTTCGCCAAGGCCTGGGGCGTGAAGACGCTCCCCGCCCAGGACGGGCTCCTCGAGCCCCAGATGTACGAGGCGGCCATCGAGGGCCGTTTCAAGGGGCTTTACGTGGTGGGCTACGATCCGGCCCAGACGCAGGCCAACGTGGGGCACGTGCACCGGGCGCTCCAGGCCATGGAGTTCGTGGTGGTGCAGGACCTCTTCCTCACCGAGACGGCCCGCTTCGCCCACGTGGTGCTCCCCGCCGCCTGCTTCTACGAGAAGGACGGCACCTTCACCAGCGGGGAGCGGCGCGTGCGCCGGGTCCGAAAGGCCGTGGAGCCGCCCGGTGAGGCCCGGGCCGACTGGGAGATCGTCTGCGCCGTGGCCACCGCCATGGGCTTCCCCATGCACTACGACCATCCTGCGGACATCATGCGGGAGATCGCCTCCCTCACGCCGTCCTACGCGGGGATCTCCTACGACCGGCTCGGGGCGGCGGGCCAGGTCTGGCCGTGCCCCGCGCCGGATCACCCGGGGACGCCGCTCCTCCACTCGGAGTCCTTCCCCCGGGGCAAGGGCCGATTCGCCGTGGTGTCCTACGTCCTCCCGGAGGAGGACGCGGACGACGACTATCCCCTGGTCCTGGTCACCGGGCGGCGGCTCGTCCACTACAACAACGGCTCCATGACCCGCCGGTGCGAGGGCTTCGATCGCCTCGCGGCCCGCGAGACCGTGGAGGTGCACCCCGAGGACGCCGGGCGCCTGGGCCTCACGGACGGCGCCGAGGTGCGGGTGGTCTCGCGGCGGGGCGAGGTGCCCGCCGTGGTGTCGGTCACGCGGCGGAGCCGGCCGGGGTCGGTCTTCATGTCCTTCCACTTCCAGGACAGCCTGACGAACCTCGTCACCAGCCCCGGGTTGGATCCGAAGACGCTGACGCCGGAATACAAGGTCTGCGCGGTCCGCCTGGAACCGGGGGCGTGA
- a CDS encoding dihydropteroate synthase, translated as MYVRCIAESINIMGTRTGKAMRERDPGPIQLMANEEVANGADFLDLNIGPARKDGPELMPWIVRVTEEVTDCPLSLDTTNADALIAGIRAAKEPGRHIMNSISLQPERMQKLIPVAAEAGCYVVGLLWGVDGMPRDSNERAAMTVDLTMAMNEAGIPNERILIDPIATPITLGSDQVMSGLEFMAMLPEIAPGVKSTVGLSNVSNGVSTEKRPYLNRAYLAMLMKVGIWSAIVDAYDRELMELAHGERPELVQLVHDIMDDKDPDPAGLSPKELEYYKTTRVLMGKTIFSESWLEL; from the coding sequence ATGTACGTTCGCTGCATCGCCGAAAGCATCAACATCATGGGGACCCGTACCGGCAAGGCCATGCGGGAACGGGATCCCGGTCCCATCCAGCTCATGGCCAACGAGGAGGTGGCCAACGGGGCCGACTTCCTCGACCTCAACATCGGGCCCGCCCGAAAGGACGGCCCGGAGCTCATGCCGTGGATCGTCCGCGTCACCGAGGAGGTGACCGACTGTCCGCTCTCCCTCGACACCACCAACGCCGACGCCCTCATCGCCGGGATCCGGGCGGCCAAGGAGCCCGGCCGGCACATCATGAACTCCATCTCGCTCCAGCCGGAGCGGATGCAGAAGCTCATCCCCGTGGCCGCCGAGGCCGGCTGCTACGTGGTGGGGCTCCTCTGGGGCGTCGACGGCATGCCGCGGGACTCCAACGAGCGGGCGGCCATGACCGTGGACCTCACCATGGCCATGAACGAGGCCGGCATCCCCAACGAGCGGATCCTCATCGACCCCATCGCGACCCCCATCACCCTGGGGTCCGACCAGGTGATGAGCGGGCTGGAGTTCATGGCCATGCTCCCCGAGATCGCCCCCGGGGTGAAGTCCACCGTGGGGCTCTCCAACGTCTCCAACGGCGTCTCCACCGAGAAGCGGCCCTACCTCAACCGGGCCTACCTGGCCATGCTCATGAAGGTGGGGATCTGGTCCGCCATCGTGGACGCCTACGACCGGGAGCTCATGGAGCTCGCCCACGGGGAGCGGCCCGAGCTGGTCCAGCTCGTCCACGACATCATGGACGACAAGGACCCCGATCCCGCGGGCCTTTCCCCGAAGGAGCTCGAGTACTACAAGACCACCCGGGTGCTCATGGGGAAGACCATCTTCTCCGAGTCGTGGCTGGAGCTCTGA
- the acsC gene encoding acetyl-CoA decarbonylase/synthase complex subunit gamma: MALTGIQIMKMLPKKNCGECNVPTCLAFAMKVAAGQADIGDCPYVSDEVKEKVGEASAPPIRTVKLGSGDHVFQVGGETCLYRHEKRFEHPTGIAVRIATDMDDADIAGRLERFRTLRYDRVGVLLKADLVAVQDAGGDEAAFTALVERVRSECPDAALVLMSDSPAVLAAGAKACGDHVPLLYAATPENADQMLETAKAAGCPLAVRGATIGETAALAERLAAEVKDLVLDTGARTLRAAFEDQVAARRSAIRTKYRPLGFPTITFPCEMTDDPEVEAMVASVLVAKYAGIVVLSDLQGDTLFPLLLERLNLFTDPQRPMVVQEDVYPINGPDENSPVLVTCNFSLTYFIVSGEVEGSKVPSWLLIKDTEGLSVLTAWAAGKFSADLIAGFVKKSAIADKVKHRNLIIPGYLASIKGELEEELPDWNIQIGPREASHLPAFLREWQPN; this comes from the coding sequence ATGGCACTGACAGGCATCCAGATCATGAAGATGCTCCCCAAGAAGAACTGCGGGGAGTGCAACGTTCCCACCTGTCTGGCCTTTGCCATGAAGGTGGCGGCGGGCCAGGCGGACATCGGCGACTGCCCGTACGTCTCCGACGAGGTGAAGGAGAAGGTGGGGGAGGCCTCGGCGCCGCCCATCCGCACCGTGAAGCTCGGCTCCGGGGACCACGTCTTCCAGGTGGGGGGCGAGACCTGCCTGTACCGGCACGAGAAGCGCTTCGAGCACCCCACGGGGATCGCCGTGCGCATCGCCACCGACATGGACGACGCCGACATCGCCGGCCGCCTGGAGCGCTTCCGCACCCTCCGCTACGACCGGGTGGGGGTGCTGCTCAAGGCCGACCTCGTGGCCGTCCAGGACGCGGGGGGCGACGAAGCGGCCTTCACGGCCCTGGTGGAGCGGGTCCGCTCCGAGTGCCCCGACGCGGCCCTCGTCCTCATGAGCGATTCGCCCGCGGTGCTCGCCGCCGGGGCCAAGGCCTGCGGCGACCATGTCCCGCTCCTCTACGCGGCCACCCCCGAAAACGCCGACCAGATGCTCGAGACGGCCAAGGCCGCCGGCTGCCCCCTGGCGGTCCGCGGGGCCACCATCGGCGAGACGGCGGCCCTGGCCGAGCGCCTCGCCGCGGAGGTGAAGGACCTGGTGCTGGACACCGGCGCCCGGACGCTGCGGGCCGCCTTCGAGGACCAGGTGGCGGCCCGCCGCTCGGCCATCCGGACCAAGTACCGGCCCCTCGGGTTCCCCACCATCACCTTCCCCTGCGAGATGACCGACGACCCCGAGGTCGAGGCCATGGTGGCCAGCGTGCTCGTGGCCAAGTACGCGGGGATCGTGGTGCTCTCGGACCTCCAGGGCGACACGCTCTTCCCGCTCCTCCTCGAGCGGCTCAACCTCTTCACCGACCCCCAGCGGCCCATGGTGGTCCAGGAGGACGTCTATCCCATCAACGGCCCGGACGAGAACTCGCCGGTCCTGGTCACCTGCAACTTCTCCCTCACCTACTTCATCGTCTCGGGCGAGGTGGAGGGCAGCAAGGTGCCCTCCTGGCTCCTCATCAAGGACACGGAGGGGCTCTCGGTGCTCACGGCCTGGGCGGCCGGGAAGTTCAGCGCCGACCTCATCGCCGGCTTCGTCAAGAAGAGCGCCATCGCCGACAAGGTCAAGCACCGGAACCTCATCATCCCGGGTTACCTCGCCTCCATCAAGGGCGAGCTGGAGGAGGAACTGCCGGACTGGAACATCCAGATCGGGCCCCGGGAGGCCAGCCATCTTCCGGCCTTCCTCCGGGAATGGCAGCCCAACTGA
- the acsB gene encoding acetyl-CoA decarbonylase/synthase complex subunit alpha/beta, which yields MSKIICSAAIRGAHKIVDMAEEKYEEALKKYGPEHEVAFPNTAYYLPIIYSMLGAPVKQLGDMKEIFQECRRLLPPPVSENVWLPYLAPALDAGMATFFAEEMFEAIRYIEDPDFYTKTEDPTDDRFWLGAADDVIFRKRGVEFVDGTAPGFAAILGTPADPETASKIALELQEKNLYIFMHDQTDGLNMPEQLLKQGNQIGWSTRLVPFGPTYTSAVFAIGFACRVALAFGGIKPGDYKGNLLYNKDRTFAFVMAFGPVSDEWYANAAGAINWGFPTISDWDIPEVLPTGICTYEHVVSRVPHDEIVQKSIEVRGLKVTVSKIDIPVAYGPAFEGERVRKDDLFLECGGGRTLGVELLVSKEMEEVQDGLVTVEGPEMTDVEEGAKLPLAILVEVAGRQMQSDFEPILERQFHHLINYAQGIMHIGQRNIMWLRVGKAAIEKGFKFEHIGRILHGKLHQDFGAILDKVQVKIYTVEDKVKEVLELAKATYAARDERLGSMTDESEDIFYSCTLCQSFAPSHVCVITPERVGMCGAYNWLDGKASYEINPTGPNQPIEKGECIDENLGQWKGINEFVQKASRGKVSQVSAYSLMVDPMTACGCFECIATMLPMCNGIMIVNRDYMGMTPSGMKFTTLAGMVGGGNVTPGFLGVSKHYIGSRKFLKAEGGLKRVVWMPKSLKEELRERLEERAKEEGIPDLLDMIADEEVGTTEEEVLAFLQEKGHPALSMEAAV from the coding sequence ATGTCGAAGATTATCTGTTCCGCCGCCATCCGCGGGGCCCACAAGATCGTGGACATGGCCGAGGAGAAGTACGAGGAGGCCCTCAAGAAGTACGGCCCGGAGCACGAGGTCGCCTTCCCCAACACGGCCTACTACCTTCCCATCATCTACAGCATGCTGGGGGCGCCGGTGAAGCAGCTCGGCGACATGAAGGAGATCTTCCAGGAGTGCCGCCGCCTGTTGCCGCCCCCGGTGAGCGAGAACGTCTGGCTGCCCTACCTCGCACCGGCCCTGGACGCCGGCATGGCCACCTTCTTCGCCGAGGAGATGTTCGAGGCCATCCGCTACATCGAGGACCCGGACTTCTACACCAAGACCGAGGATCCCACCGACGACCGGTTCTGGCTGGGGGCCGCCGACGACGTCATCTTCCGCAAGCGCGGCGTGGAGTTCGTGGACGGCACGGCCCCGGGCTTCGCCGCCATCCTGGGGACACCCGCCGACCCCGAGACGGCGAGCAAGATCGCCCTGGAGCTCCAGGAAAAGAACCTCTACATCTTCATGCACGACCAGACCGACGGCCTCAACATGCCGGAGCAGCTCCTCAAGCAGGGGAACCAGATCGGCTGGTCCACCCGGCTCGTTCCCTTCGGGCCCACCTACACCTCGGCGGTCTTCGCCATCGGCTTCGCCTGCCGCGTGGCGCTGGCCTTCGGCGGCATCAAGCCGGGCGACTACAAGGGGAACCTCCTCTACAACAAGGACCGGACCTTCGCCTTCGTCATGGCCTTCGGCCCGGTCTCCGACGAGTGGTACGCCAACGCCGCCGGCGCCATCAACTGGGGCTTCCCCACCATCTCCGACTGGGACATCCCCGAGGTGCTCCCCACCGGGATCTGCACCTACGAGCACGTGGTCAGCCGCGTACCCCACGACGAGATCGTCCAGAAGTCCATCGAGGTGCGGGGGCTCAAGGTCACGGTCTCCAAGATCGACATCCCCGTGGCCTACGGGCCCGCCTTCGAGGGGGAGCGCGTCCGGAAGGACGACCTCTTCCTGGAGTGCGGCGGCGGCCGGACCCTCGGCGTGGAGCTCCTGGTCTCGAAGGAGATGGAGGAGGTCCAGGACGGCCTCGTCACCGTGGAAGGGCCCGAGATGACCGACGTGGAGGAGGGGGCGAAGCTCCCCCTGGCCATCCTGGTGGAGGTGGCGGGACGCCAGATGCAGTCCGACTTCGAGCCCATCCTGGAGCGCCAGTTCCACCACCTCATCAACTACGCCCAGGGCATCATGCACATCGGGCAGCGGAACATCATGTGGCTCCGCGTGGGCAAGGCCGCCATCGAGAAGGGCTTCAAGTTCGAGCACATCGGCCGGATCCTCCACGGCAAGCTCCACCAGGACTTCGGAGCCATCCTCGACAAGGTCCAGGTGAAGATCTACACGGTGGAGGACAAGGTGAAGGAGGTCCTGGAGCTCGCCAAGGCCACCTACGCCGCCCGCGACGAGCGGCTGGGCAGCATGACCGACGAGTCCGAGGACATCTTCTACTCCTGCACCCTCTGCCAGTCCTTCGCCCCGAGCCACGTCTGCGTCATCACTCCCGAGCGGGTGGGGATGTGCGGCGCCTACAACTGGCTCGACGGCAAGGCCTCCTACGAGATCAACCCCACCGGCCCCAACCAGCCCATCGAGAAGGGCGAGTGCATCGACGAGAACCTCGGCCAGTGGAAGGGGATCAACGAGTTCGTGCAGAAGGCCTCCCGGGGCAAGGTCTCGCAGGTGAGCGCCTACAGCCTCATGGTGGACCCCATGACGGCCTGCGGCTGCTTCGAGTGCATTGCCACCATGCTCCCCATGTGCAACGGCATTATGATCGTCAACCGCGACTACATGGGTATGACCCCCAGCGGCATGAAGTTCACCACCCTGGCCGGCATGGTGGGCGGCGGCAACGTCACCCCCGGCTTCCTCGGCGTCTCGAAGCACTACATCGGGAGCCGGAAGTTCCTGAAGGCCGAGGGCGGCCTCAAGCGGGTGGTCTGGATGCCCAAGTCCCTCAAGGAGGAACTGCGGGAGCGGCTCGAGGAACGGGCCAAGGAGGAGGGCATCCCCGACCTGCTCGACATGATCGCGGACGAGGAGGTGGGTACCACCGAGGAGGAGGTGCTGGCCTTCCTCCAGGAGAAGGGCCATCCGGCCCTCTCCATGGAGGCCGCGGTCTAG